TGGGTCTAAATACATCTTAATTACCCTGCATTATGTGCTGGACGGGTCTAAATACAACTTAATTACCCTGCATTATGTGCTGGATGGGTCTAAATACAACTTAATTACCCTGCATTATGTGCTGGACGGGTCTAAATACAACTTAATTACCCTGCATTATGTGCTGGACGGGTCTAAATACAACTTAATTACCCTGCATTATGTGCTGGACAGGTCTAAATACAACTTAATTACCCTGCATTATGTGCTGGATGGGTCTAAATACAACTTAATTTTGTCCAATTCAGGGGATTCACTTCTGAGAAATTCTGTCAATCACCAAAcagaagagagaacagggggatgaaaggagagatagaaagaagggAGGAGGTCCAAGCACACCAGGTTACAACACAGGGATGATGACGCAAGTGGTCACCCTACAAAAGCCCCTTTGGGGTGGGTAGTGAGGACACAGTCAGAGTGGTCTACATATCTTTCCTCTTCAGGCGGCTCCACAGGGAAACAGGTAAGCCAATGTTGTTCCTCCCATGGTAGATTTTGTGATGGTGAACAGAATATGTATGCCATTGCCTTGAAACTGAGTGGTTTGTCAACTTGGTGTTGAAATCAACCACATTGATTGCTCCTGGTTCTAAACAAACAAGATATTTGGCCTAAATTTCAGCAAGTAGAATTCAAGAAAGAAACTGGGTTTCCAGGAAGTTCAAGATGTCAAGAATCACCTATTTTTGTCAGTCTATCTTTCTGAGCTGAGGCAGGCAGTGATCAGGCAGCTGAGGCAGGCAGTGATCAGTATCTTTGACTTTAGCGGAGCATGGAAAGCAGATAAACTACTAGGTTACAGGCCTCTTTAGTGTTTAACGAGCCAGAAGAGTCAAGGCTTGAGTCAAGGTTCCCTTCCATCGAAACCACAATCTGGAGGTTTCTGAAGATAATATTATTTTTAGGCTATTTTTATGCATTTtaacagacacttttatccaaagtgacttagagTCATGCATGCAtagctttcttttttttttttcttttttttttttacatataaatgtgttcctgggaatcaaacccactatcctggcattgcaagcatcATACTCTACCAATTGAGCTACATAGGACCATGTTCAATTTGAAATTATGAGTAATGTGTGGATTAGATACATTCAACTGGTTACTGAAAATATTCTATGTGGGTCCAAAGTGGATTTTTTTTTAGATCATTAATATGATTCACGATTTATTGGTATATGAAAACCTTTAAAAACATTTGTAGCTAATGTTTCCCTTCCGTTTAACTGTCCAAAGTAAGCAAGTCAGGAAAAATAATTAGCCAATAAAAAGTGATTCAGGGCTCCCTGGAAAGCTCCTTGAATATGAAAGATTTGGAAATGTTTACTTTCTCATCATTACAATGTGGTGTTTGGGCAGAAATGGGACTCTAAGCAGTGAGTAAACAGAATAGTTGAATATCAAGCGCATCCTTTCAGTCAGCCAGAGATAACTGAGGAAGTAGTGGTTGGTAATGATGTCACAGACCTTTGATGCTCCTGTTTGAAGTCAACTGTTGAGTTTTtgaaagggagtgtgtgtgtgtgtgtgtggggataggagtaggaggagatcattctgttttgtgtgtgtgcgcgtccgtGCGTGCATGCACAAtaatctatgtgtgtgtctgaaagAGTGAGTTTCTGGCTTCGTTGAGAAGAGTATGAGCAGCTCTGGGAGTATTCAGTCAGCTGTGGGAGGTCAATACCCCAACCTTTCCCCTGTGTTCCTCCTGTGTGCTCTGCAGGGTGAGTTGCTTTCATCTCCACAGAGCAGGTGTCATGAGTTAACACTGAGGTCACATTGGCAAGTTGCCCAGCAACCACACACATCCCTGACACATCAAACTGCCTTTTACATACATCCCCAATACATCAAACTGCCTTTTACACACATCCACAATACATCAAACTGCCTTTTACACACATCCCCAATACATCAAACTGCCTTTTACACATCTCCCCAATACATCAAACTGCCTTTTACACACATCCCCAATACATCAAACTGCCTTTTACACACATCCCAATACATCAAACTGCCTTTTACATACATCCCCAATACATCAAACTGCCTTTTACACATCTCCCCAATACATCAAACTGCCTTTTACACACATCCCCAATACATCAAACTGCCTTTTACACACATCCACAATACATGAAACTGCCTTTTACACATCTCCCCAATACATCAAACTGCCTTTTACACACATCCCCAATACATCAAACTGTCTTTTACACACATCCACAATACATGAAACCGCCTTTTACACACATCCCCAATACATCAAACTGCCTTTTACACACATCCCCAATACATCAAACTGCCTTTTACACACATCCACAATACATGAAACCGACTTTTACACACATCCCCAATACATCAAACTGCCTTTTACACACATCCCCAATACATCAAACTGCCTTTTACACACATCCACAATACATGAAACCGCCTTTTACACACATCCCCAATACATCAAACTGCCTTTTACACACATCCCCAATACATCAAACTGCCTTTTACACTCATCCCCAATACATCAAACTGCCTTTTACACACCTCCCCAATACATCAAACTGCCTTTTACACACCTCCCCAATACATCAAACTGCCTTTACACACATCCACAATACGTGAAACTGCCTTTTACACATCTCCCCAATACATCAAACTGCCTTTTACACACATCCACAATACGTGAAACTGCCTTTTACATACATCCACAATACATCAAACTGCCTTTTACACACCTCCCCAATACATCACACTGCCTTTTACACACATCCACAATACGTGAAACTGCCTTTTTACACACATCCCCAATACATCAAACTGCCTTTtacacacatctacaatacatgaAACTGCCTTTTACACACATCCCCAATACATCAAACTGCCTTTTACACACATCCACAATAAGTCAAACTGCCTTTTACACACATCCCCAATATGTCAAACTGCCTTTTACACACCTCCCCAATACATCAAACTGCCTTTTACACACCTCCCCAATACATCAAACTGCCTTTTACACACCTCCCCAATACATCACACTGCCTTTTACACACATCCACAATACGTGAAACTGCCTTTTTACACACATCCCCAATACATCAAACTGCCTTTTACACACATCCACAATACATGAAACTGCCTTTTACACACATCCCCAATACATCAAACTGCCTTTTACACACATCCACAATAAGTCAAACTGCCTTTTACACACATCCCAAATGCATCAACTGCCTTTTACACACATCCCCAATATGTCAAACTGCCTTTTACACACCTCCCCAATACGTCAAACTGCTTTTTACACACATCCCCAATACGTCAAACTGCCTTTTAAAAACATGACCAATACCTCAAACTGCCTTTTACACACATCCCCAACACCTCAAACAGCTTTTTACATACATCAACTGCCTTTTACACACATCCCTAATACGTCAAACTGCCTTTTACACACCTCCCCAATACGTCAAACTGCCTTTTAACACCTCCCCAATACATCAAACTGCCTTTTACACACCTCCCCAATACGTCAAACTGCCTTTTACACACCTCCCCAATACATCAAACTGCCTTTTACACACCTCCCAAATACATCAACTGCCTTTTACACACATCCCCAATACGTCAAACTGCCTTTTACACACCTCCCCAATACGTCAAACTGCCTTTTACACACATCCCCAATACATCAACTGCCTTTTACACACCTCCCCAATACatcaaaaagtattttacacacatcccCAATACGTCAAACTGCCTTTTACACATCCCCCAATACATCAAACTGCCTTTTACACATCTCCCCAATACAACTGGCTTTTACACACCTCCCCAATACTTCAAACTGCCTTTTACACACCCCCCCAATATTTCAAACTGCCTTTTACACACCTCCCCAATACTTCAAACTGCCTTTTACACACCTCCCCAATACTTCAAACTGCCTTTTACACACATCCCCAATACATCAAACTGCCTTTTACATACATCCCCAATGCATCAACTGCCTTTTACACACCTCCCCAATACTTCAAACTGCCTTTTACACACCTCCCCAATACATCAAACTGCATTTTACACACATCCCAATACATCAAAATGCCTTTGCAAACATCTCAATACATCAACTGCCTTTTACACACATCCCCAATACATCAACTGCCCTTTACACACATCCACAATACATCAAAATGCATTTCACACTGAACCAACCCCTCCTAAGATGCACTTTATCCATTTACAGAATCCACGTTGATCTAAAGGGGTGAGCAGGTGGACAATATACAGTGATATACATATACAGTTTTTTTTACCATGCTTTATTTTGGCTAGATAATTCACTTTCAATGCCTTCCTACTACCCTAAGCTATATTCAAAGTTGGTCATTACTGCACCTTTAATGTACTGGAGTTCTCTCCTGTGTTTCTCCTTACAGATACATTAAGCCAAGCGGTGGGTTCTAGGTTAACACCACCAACCATGCGGCAGTTCACCGTGGTTCTGATGTTAATCGCTTCACTAACAGAGACTTTCCCTACTAGCAGTCTCAGATACTCCCACTATACCCAAGGTACAGTCACTCATGTAAATTAAATAGTgtctgtaaatacagtatgtatgtggaCAAATTATCAGTGGTTTAGATCAAATGAGATGAGATAGAAAGCATGAAGGTCATGCTTCACACGAGTGTTAGTCCTAAAATCATCATTTTGACTATGACATGACAGTATTATAACAGAGATATAAAGGCTGACTGAGACTTGTGTGGTTTTTGCTGTGGTGACTGTTAAGGCTCATATTGGGATCTACAACGCAATATAAACTTTGTTTCCACAGGGGAGAGTCCAGACAATGCAATGCTAAAAGTCTTGAGAGATTTATCCACTGCATCAACAGAGGGCCCACCCCCTGACAAATTTCCTGCTCTTCTACCCAATGACGTAGACAATCCACTGCTAGAGGCGGAACTACCCAGaagggtgtggtggtggtggtacccaGCGAAGCCCCACCCACAAAACAGGATTCGTCAGAATCGAGCATGGAGGTCCTCATACAACCATAACTCCTTCGGCCTACGTTATGGGAAATGATAGTTATTAGGATGGGCTCTACGTCTCTCAGTTATGTATTTGATTATATTTTGAACAGTGCCTGACAATATGATGTAGGTAGATATATTTATGTGTAAAAAGCAGACAAAATTCCAAGGCCTACACTTGAAATATTGCTATATCATCTATGACGATTCATGACAGCTATTGATGAAATTACTTTATAATGAATTTATAATTTACAACAGCCACCGTCATGTGTTacccatatgtgtgtgtgtgaaccctaTGTTTTGCAACATATTTCCATTCTGATATCTGTGATAGTTTTATGAATGCAACTGGAAATCAAAAAGATGACACCATTCAATAAATGGGCACTGTAATCCAGCAGACTGAAATGTAATTTATCTTCAGCAATACTTTCAAGCAACTCCACCTCATGTGTTATCAGTTCAACATCAACATGGTTTCCTCTCTACAGAGTGGTTGTGGCCAACACGTTTTCACTGGGGGTTGGCTTATTTGTCTGATCTATTGCTCTATAACCTGCTCAAGCATAAGATGAACTAAGTGCTGACGATGTAGAGTGGATAATGTTTTAGAATGAAGTAGCCAAAGCATGTAGACACTCAGAGACAACAGCACCTTTACTGGGTCAGAGACCTTGGGCCTAGAGTAGTAGGACTTTAATACTGTACATGAACATGAAGATATTCTACAGTTTCCTTATCGGGATGCTTCTGCTTACCAGGTTGGAAGGTAAGGTTAAACAGAACAGACCGCAATgcattgaggggggggggggggtataaagtAACTAAATAAAGTAAATTCATAAACTGAATTAGTAGTTAACCAAACATGAAAACATTTAGTTTTATTGACTAAAAGGCGGACAACATTGTTAAAAGCCCATAGATTTTGTTGAGTGGCTAGCCCTAGCTAGCATGGTTTAAAGCTACTGTTCTGTTCACTGAAATTGATATACAGTACAAGAAAATGAATGACAGTGTAGAAAAAGGCAGATCACAAAACGGGTCCTGTGTGAATTATACCAGATCTGGTATCCTCAGTCGGACATTTGCATGCAAATTAgagctaaataaaaaaaatatacaaagtGACAATTCTACAATTTCAACAGGTGATTTGGGAGTTCAGCAGAATAATGGGGAATTTGGAGGCTCTGTGGGATTTAAGTGTTCAGATGGTTACTGGCTATGGAAATGTCCAGTTTGGCCTATCATTGAAAACTGTGAGCAGCTTTTTGCCAAGTTTCCAGAGACTGGAAAAACAATAAGTTAACAGTTCCAACCTTTTCTGCTTGCCCTGACACCGAACCCGCCTGCCATACCATTcggcctgccctgacctcgagcctgcctgccaccctgtacctttcggcctgccctgacctcgagcctgcctgccaccctgTACCATTcggcctgccctgacctcgagcctgcctgccaccctgtacctttcggcctgccctgacctcgagcctgcctgccaccctgTACCATTCgacctgccctgacctcgagcctgcctgccaccctgtaccttttggcctgccctgacctcgagcctgcctgccacgcTGTACCTTTcggcctgccctgacctcgagcctgcctgccaccctgtacctttcggactctgacCTGTTTTACGAACTTATGCCTGTCCTTGACttgcctcttgcctgccccttgtattttaataaatatcagagattctaaccatctgcctcctgtgtatGCATCTGGATCTTATCCTGAGGTTTGATAGAAATGGAATTACCGACAATAGTTATTGTTGTTATATCAATGACATTAACTGGTATAAATCCTAACTTGATATGTGTCCGCTTAACTCAGACTTTCACGTAAATCATGCATTGTCCATTGAAGATTTGGACAAAAACAGATCGGATAAGATGAGATAAGTTAGTATTCGGCTCAAAGGCAATACATCCTCACCCACTGTGCTATTTGTTTTTTTGCTGCGGCCCAAACCCATTGGTGTTCTACATACATGGCCATAGGAGAGGCACTGCCATATCCTTAGCATTGTGTTGGTGGTTCTGAAGAAGCGAAGGGGTGAGTGTTAAGGGTGATCATTTAAACTTAAAACAATGGTTGATTAATCAGATGTCATCATAATCTCATATGTTAATAACATTGTTCCTTACATAACAAGGTTGGGGTCAATTTTAATTcaaggcagtcaattcaggaagtaaactgaaattccaattcaatcATTTTTCCAATTTCAATGATTTTCAATAAACTGAAAAGTTGAAGCCAAATATTTGTTATTAAATGTTTGAATTTTATATTGGAATCACCTCCatgaattgactgccttcaatttGAATTGACCCTAGCCCTGTTACATCAGAATCTCAATAATTTACTTACATAAACTCTAATTTTCACTTGAAATCTTTTTGAGTAAATGAAGTTGACATCCTGTAATGCATGACATACACAGAAGTTTAAGTTAAACACAATGGCTGCATCTCAAGATAGATGTGGTCCTCTGGCTCAATAATGGGTTTAAGTCCCGCTGGGGCCACCCATACAAAAAATggatgcacgcatgactgtaagacGCTTTGGGTAAAAGCATCAGCTACATGGCATGCATAAACTAGGACTCTTCCCtaactttggataaaagcatcagcTACATGGCATGCATAAACTAGGACTCTTCCCtaactttggataaaagcatcagcTACATGGCATGCATAAACTAGGACTCTTCCCtaactttggataaaagcatcagcTACATGGAATGCATAAACTAGGACTCTTCCCtaactttggataaaagcatcagcTACATGGCATGCATAAACTAGGACTCTTCCCtaactttggataaaagcatcagcTACATGGAATGCATAAACTAGGACTCTTCCCTAACTATGGATAAAAGCATCAGCTACATGGCATGCATAAACTAGGACTCTTCCCTAACTTTCTTAATGCTCTTCGTCCCTTTTGGGGAACAATAGCTAGATGTCTGTAATGTACAGGGCATTATCTGTTAGGTAAATCTGACTAGCTATCTTATCCATTACATCCACTCATGAATCAACATATGAAAATATTTGTGTCTTTCACTAAATCCAGCCACATCCAACCAAGGTGGAGCCAAATACCAGGGAGGATTCTCCAGGACCACCCCAACAAATATGGCTCATGGCAATGCTTATGACTGGGAGATGTATTTATTATgtaccatcaacaccatcatctcaCCGGAGTCATTGAAGAGGCTGCAGATAATGTAGACCAGACATTATTTAAGTACATACAGACTTAATAAACTAAATTCAATACGGATGTCTCCATTTTGTTGATGACGAGACTTCCTCAATGAGATCTGATGACTTGGTGATTGACCTCACAGGAAGCGGAAACCCTCTAAAACCTCTGCTTTTGATTATTGCCATAACAACATGAACCTAAAAATAACATAATATAACTTGGAGAACATTATGTTAGGCTATTCTGTTAGAAAGGTTTACTTGAGATGTACACAATCCTGACATCTGTTGAGTTCTATAAAATACAGAATAAGTCCTATATGAATAACAGTGTGTAAAGTTGACATTTCCCCTGTGTTTTTTCTAGTCTGACAATTTCACCTTTGGCCCCTACATTAATCCCAGTGTCAGAGCATTCGGCCAAGACAAGGATTACATCAACGTTTCCCCTGAGGCgtctttaacctgttagagctctaggggcgctatttcatttttggataaaaaacgttcctgttttaagcgcgatattttgtcacgaaaagatgctcgactatgcatattcttgacagtttt
This is a stretch of genomic DNA from Oncorhynchus mykiss isolate Arlee chromosome 7, USDA_OmykA_1.1, whole genome shotgun sequence. It encodes these proteins:
- the kiss1 gene encoding metastasis-suppressor KiSS-1; this encodes MRQFTVVLMLIASLTETFPTSSLRYSHYTQGESPDNAMLKVLRDLSTASTEGPPPDKFPALLPNDVDNPLLEAELPRRVWWWWYPAKPHPQNRIRQNRAWRSSYNHNSFGLRYGK